The genomic region CGATCATGAGCATGGGAGGTTGACCCGGGTGGATGCCGTGCTTTTCCAATTCTTTGTGGAGGATCTGGAACTGGAGCCTCTGGACCATGAAGAACTTTTTCAAAATGCTGCTTTCATTCATCCAAACACCACCTTTTAGACGCCAAACAGTTTGACGTCAATATTATATCGTGTTTCTCGTTAGTTTACTTTGGAATTATCGGAATACCTTATTTTTTAGTGTCTGCTCGTATAGCAGGTTACTGGCCTGCGCATGAAGGAAAGAGGAGTTTCTAATTCAGGGTCTTGTAAAATTTGGTAAAATATACTTGGATCAGTGTGTTTGTACTGTGGTTTCTCGACTGGTAACCCTCAGTTATAGAGTGAGCAGTTAAAATGATTCTGATCGGGGGGAGATGTGCGATGGAAGATAAAGTGAAACAAATAATAAACAAAATACTTGAGAAAAAGGGGAAAGAACCTCTGAAGGAACTAAGATTCGATTTATCAATGAGGAACGATCTGGACATGGATTCATTGGATTTGGCAGAGCTCACCGTTAGAATAGAGGATGAGTTTGGGATTGACGTGTTTGAAAACGGCATTGTTGATACAGTTGGTGAAATAATAGAGAAAATCAAGAATGGAAAAAAGTGATGGTATGAAGTTATTTTTCTGGACTGAAAGTATGCAAAAAACGTACGAAGATTTAGTCCATGAACTGAACAAAACAAAAAGAATCAAGACATACATAAAGGAAAAAGAACCATACGAATTATACAAAGACCTGTTAGCAAGCATCTTGGCTTGCAAGAATGTAGTGCTTTTAGATTCTGATTTCTCGGACGAAGAGATATCACGCTTGGGAATACCAATAGAATGTCTCGAAAAAGAAGAAGACGTCGAAATAAACGTGTCAAGCTTTGAGGAAATTCTGCGATTGGTAGAGAGAAACGGAAAAGCTTGGCAAGTTACGCTTTATACCTCTGGAACGACGGGCAGACCCAAGAAAGTTTCGCACAATATAGAAACTCTAACGAGGTATGTTAGAATAGGAGAGAGGTTTCGAAACAATGTGTGGGCATTCGCATACAACCCCACACATTTTGCGGGATTACAGGTATTCTTCCAAGCCTTTTATAATGAGAATCCCATGATCTACATCTTCGAAATGGACAAGAGGAAAATAGAGAAGATCTTGAACGAATTTAAGGTAACCCATATTTCCGCAACACCAACATTTTACCGTTCAGTTGTGCCATACTTTAAGGGTCAGGTGCCTTCCGTGGAAAGAGTGACGATGGGCGGCGAGAAGTTCGATAAAAGACTGGCCTCGGAACTCCTGAAGATTTTTCCGAACGCTAAGATCAGGAACGTTTATGCATCAACAGAGGCAGGGAGTTTGTTCGCGGCAGAAGGCGAAGTTTTTGAAATAGATCCAGAAATAGCAGACAAGGTGAGAATATCAGAAGACAACGAACTGCTAATCCACAGAAGCCTTTTGGGGTACTCGGATGACTTTGAACTGGATGGAGAATGGTATAGAACCGGTGATATTGTTGAAAAAATAGATGAAAGACATTTTAGATTCTCCACAAGGAAAGCGGAAATGATAAACATTGGCGGCTACAAAGTGAACCCACACGAGGTGGAGGATGAGATCAGGAAAATCGAAGGTGTAATAGATGTAGTGGTTAAAGCAAGGAAGAATGCGATCACCGGTAACATACTGGTGGCAGAAATAAAGGTCAAGAATGGGACAAATATTGAGGAAAAGGAAAAAGAGATAATGGCGGTGCTCAGTGAAAAGTTGCAGAGATGGAAAGTTCCGAGAATCTTAAAATTCGTTGAGGAATTAGAAACCACAAGGACCGGTAAGAGGTTGAGAAAATGAAAGTTGTCGTGGTCACAGGGGATTCACGGGGCCTCGGAAACGAAATATGTAAAGAGTTATTAAAAAGAGGATATAAGGTCATTGGAATAAGCCGAAGAGCTTCAGAAAAAGTTGTTGAGTTAATGAACGCATACGGAAACCTTTACGATCACATAAATTTCGACCTCAGTGAACCAGAAAAGATAAAGGATTTGTACATTAATTACCTGAAACCTCGAGGGCCAATATACGGGCTAGTAAACAACGCAGCGATAGCCTATGATGATTTGGTCACGAACGCGCAAATTGAACCATTGGAAACAATGTTTAGGGTCAACGTTTATTCGCCAATATTGTTAACGAAATACGTGATAAGAGATATGCTGTTGCATGGTACTCAGGGGAGCATAGTACACATCAGCTCAATAAGTGCGCACACAGGATATAGGGGTTTGAGCATGTATGCAGCAACAAAAGGGGCTCTAGAAGCTTTCTCAAGGGCTGTAGCGAGGGAATTCGGTGTTAAAAAGATAAGAAGTAATTGTGTAGCACCAGGTTTCATGGAGACTGATATGAGTCGATCACTTACAGAGGAAGATAAAAGGAGAATTTATCAAAGAAATTCCCTGAGAGAAGAAATAAAAATCGAAAGCGTGGTAAAAACCGTTGTATTCCTTATCAGTGAGGAAAGCTATTCAATTACCGGTCAGGTAATCTGCGTTGATAATGGAACTATTTAAATTTTGAGGTGGTAAGGGTTGTTTTTATCTGAAATTGAGGGGATCAATCTTCTGAAAAATGGCTATTTTGAAAATTTTGGAAAGCTTGGCAGAGTGTATCTAAACAACACCATTTCGTTCATAGAATCAGAAAAGTATTTGAAGTATATCAACGAAAACATCACTTGCATAATCTGTACAAGGGAT from Thermotoga sp. Ku-13t harbors:
- a CDS encoding phosphopantetheine-binding protein, whose product is MEDKVKQIINKILEKKGKEPLKELRFDLSMRNDLDMDSLDLAELTVRIEDEFGIDVFENGIVDTVGEIIEKIKNGKK
- a CDS encoding fatty acid--CoA ligase family protein; the encoded protein is MKLFFWTESMQKTYEDLVHELNKTKRIKTYIKEKEPYELYKDLLASILACKNVVLLDSDFSDEEISRLGIPIECLEKEEDVEINVSSFEEILRLVERNGKAWQVTLYTSGTTGRPKKVSHNIETLTRYVRIGERFRNNVWAFAYNPTHFAGLQVFFQAFYNENPMIYIFEMDKRKIEKILNEFKVTHISATPTFYRSVVPYFKGQVPSVERVTMGGEKFDKRLASELLKIFPNAKIRNVYASTEAGSLFAAEGEVFEIDPEIADKVRISEDNELLIHRSLLGYSDDFELDGEWYRTGDIVEKIDERHFRFSTRKAEMINIGGYKVNPHEVEDEIRKIEGVIDVVVKARKNAITGNILVAEIKVKNGTNIEEKEKEIMAVLSEKLQRWKVPRILKFVEELETTRTGKRLRK
- a CDS encoding SDR family oxidoreductase, whose amino-acid sequence is MKVVVVTGDSRGLGNEICKELLKRGYKVIGISRRASEKVVELMNAYGNLYDHINFDLSEPEKIKDLYINYLKPRGPIYGLVNNAAIAYDDLVTNAQIEPLETMFRVNVYSPILLTKYVIRDMLLHGTQGSIVHISSISAHTGYRGLSMYAATKGALEAFSRAVAREFGVKKIRSNCVAPGFMETDMSRSLTEEDKRRIYQRNSLREEIKIESVVKTVVFLISEESYSITGQVICVDNGTI